From the Nodularia sp. NIES-3585 genome, one window contains:
- a CDS encoding alpha/beta fold hydrolase: MSLFCLVHGAFQGSWCWDLLIPYLEAQGHKTVAMDLPIENTSATLSQFADAVIQVLPKTDDDIVLVGHSMAGTIIPLVAEAIQVRQLVFVAALLPYPGISTLDQFSHSLDSDTLKSLNYQPNNLSQLEQFHSEPGMFEPASLGKDFSDTGVLMDFFLNDCQPDVAKWAISKSRLQQSMAYIYEMNPLKALPKVERKYIVCTNDRILSPAWSRYAARQRLGVDAIELVSGHCPHLSSPDLLASVLTID, translated from the coding sequence ATGAGTCTTTTTTGTCTAGTTCACGGTGCTTTCCAAGGCAGCTGGTGTTGGGATTTGCTAATTCCCTACTTAGAAGCACAGGGTCATAAAACTGTAGCAATGGATTTGCCAATTGAAAATACATCTGCTACTTTATCCCAATTTGCGGATGCAGTAATTCAAGTGCTTCCAAAAACTGATGATGATATTGTGCTAGTTGGTCACTCAATGGCTGGTACTATAATTCCCCTGGTTGCAGAAGCAATACAAGTGCGTCAACTAGTGTTTGTGGCGGCGCTGCTCCCATATCCGGGAATCAGTACACTCGACCAATTTTCTCATTCTCTTGATTCTGATACGCTCAAATCATTAAATTATCAGCCAAACAACTTAAGTCAACTCGAACAATTTCATTCAGAGCCTGGTATGTTTGAACCAGCTTCACTAGGGAAAGATTTTTCAGACACAGGCGTATTAATGGATTTTTTCTTGAATGATTGTCAACCGGATGTAGCAAAGTGGGCAATCTCGAAAAGTCGTTTGCAACAATCTATGGCATATATTTATGAAATGAATCCTCTAAAAGCTTTGCCAAAGGTTGAGCGTAAATATATTGTTTGTACCAACGACCGAATACTATCTCCTGCATGGTCACGCTACGCCGCACGCCAGCGTTTAGGAGTCGATGCCATTGAGCTAGTTTCTGGACATTGCCCGCATCTGTCTAGTCCTGACCTTCTTGCCTCAGTTTTAACTATTGATTAA
- a CDS encoding DUF4090 family protein has protein sequence MPAETNEVNSTTKGADAIDEAIAQGIDFDGSAIPPAKLELYSKVMALEGNRQRSGVSNTMRSRIVRIGAKHIPQAELDKFLVDAGFAPLKEKEVAFFYSGK, from the coding sequence ATGCCTGCTGAAACTAATGAAGTAAATTCTACAACCAAGGGTGCTGATGCTATCGACGAAGCGATCGCTCAGGGAATTGATTTTGATGGTTCTGCCATTCCGCCTGCAAAGCTAGAACTGTATAGCAAAGTCATGGCTTTAGAGGGAAACAGACAGCGTAGTGGCGTATCAAATACCATGCGATCGCGCATTGTGCGAATTGGCGCAAAACACATTCCTCAAGCAGAACTCGATAAATTTCTTGTAGATGCAGGTTTTGCACCCCTAAAAGAGAAAGAAGTTGCCTTTTTCTACAGCGGTAAATGA